In Pseudomonadota bacterium, a single genomic region encodes these proteins:
- a CDS encoding carboxymuconolactone decarboxylase family protein: MTEGQRRLAEEIAAGPRGRLTLPFQSLIRSPEMATHVHRFGEEVRYRISIPERLRELAILVTARSWTAQYEWFAHRALALKAGLSEPVIEAVAARQRPNFTDDDERLVHDFALAVHERHAVEDGLYRQAVERFGEAGVVELVGLLGYYSLISMVLNVFEVAIAGNVPPPLKD, encoded by the coding sequence ATGACCGAGGGGCAGCGTCGCCTCGCCGAGGAGATCGCCGCCGGTCCGCGTGGGCGGTTGACCTTGCCGTTCCAGAGTCTGATCCGCAGCCCCGAAATGGCGACCCATGTGCATCGCTTCGGCGAGGAAGTCCGCTACCGCATTTCGATCCCGGAGCGGCTGCGCGAGCTGGCGATCCTGGTGACCGCCCGGAGCTGGACCGCGCAGTACGAGTGGTTTGCCCATCGGGCGCTGGCCCTCAAGGCCGGCCTGTCTGAACCGGTGATCGAGGCCGTGGCGGCGCGCCAGCGCCCGAACTTTACCGACGACGACGAGCGGCTGGTGCACGATTTCGCGCTTGCCGTGCATGAGCGCCACGCCGTCGAGGATGGGCTCTACCGCCAAGCCGTCGAACGCTTCGGCGAGGCGGGAGTGGTCGAGCTTGTCGGGCTCCTCGGCTACTATTCGCTCATCTCCATGGTCCTCAATGTCTTCGAAGTAGCGATCGCCGGCAATGTCCCGCCGCCGCTGAAGGATTGA
- a CDS encoding GNAT family N-acetyltransferase codes for MALHAAEFESERLRLRWPRLADAAALFAFMGDADSMRLTQRLRDLRECRRYLAAHACQRRKLGYGPWVVLDKSDGRIVGFGGLYDDPFEPGWGIEVSYRFAPAAWGKGYASELTKFCLTLASEQLGLGEVKAFALPDNTASRRVLEKNGFKQVRFLPAMNRCLYVWRPGPR; via the coding sequence ATGGCACTTCATGCTGCCGAATTCGAGAGCGAGCGGCTGCGGCTGCGCTGGCCGCGCCTGGCGGACGCCGCGGCTCTCTTCGCCTTCATGGGCGATGCCGATTCCATGCGTTTGACCCAACGGCTTCGGGATCTCCGGGAATGCCGGCGCTATCTCGCCGCCCATGCCTGCCAGCGGCGGAAATTGGGATACGGGCCCTGGGTGGTTCTGGACAAGAGCGACGGCAGGATCGTCGGCTTCGGCGGACTCTATGACGACCCGTTCGAGCCAGGATGGGGCATCGAGGTGAGCTATCGCTTTGCTCCCGCGGCATGGGGCAAGGGCTATGCCAGCGAGCTAACGAAATTCTGTCTCACGCTTGCAAGCGAACAGCTCGGTCTTGGCGAGGTCAAAGCCTTCGCCCTTCCCGACAATACCGCCTCCCGACGGGTCTTGGAGAAGAACGGATTCAAGCAAGTGCGCTTCCTGCCCGCCATGAACCGATGTCTCTATGTCTGGCGCCCCGGCCCACGCTAG
- a CDS encoding nucleoside triphosphate pyrophosphohydrolase family protein, with protein MTIDEYAEWAARVAQVSASPSNEKLSYLGLGLAGESGEVAERIKKLLRDGTLDKDGLAGELGDVAYYWACLCIASGRRPSELLAESQRKIAGRISATSN; from the coding sequence ATGACTATTGATGAATACGCCGAATGGGCGGCTCGGGTCGCTCAGGTTTCCGCCTCACCCAGCAATGAAAAGCTTTCATATCTCGGCCTTGGCTTAGCGGGAGAGTCCGGCGAGGTGGCGGAACGAATAAAGAAGCTGTTGCGTGATGGGACATTGGACAAGGATGGGCTGGCTGGGGAGCTTGGTGACGTTGCCTATTATTGGGCGTGCCTCTGCATCGCTTCAGGTCGGCGGCCGTCGGAACTGCTCGCCGAGAGTCAGCGTAAAATTGCCGGCAGAATCTCTGCCACCTCAAACTGA